Proteins encoded in a region of the Streptomyces sp. NBC_01471 genome:
- a CDS encoding SDR family NAD(P)-dependent oxidoreductase, with protein MGQMAGRTALVTGASSGIGRAVAKRFADDGARVYLTGRRASALEAAAAEAGPEAVAVQCDVSKAADLDRLFDVIRRDGRQLDVVVANAGVGEHARLEDATEDQFARTFDINVKGSLLTVQKSLPLLAPGASVILLSSSSAGQGGEGLGIYAASKAAVRSLARTWANELAALGVRVNVITPGPIGTPGFDGLATGAGHEAEQARTAFASQIPLDRMGRPEEVAALAAFLAGDESSFSTGAEFFVDGGLVQV; from the coding sequence ATGGGACAGATGGCTGGCAGGACCGCCCTGGTGACCGGCGCGTCGAGCGGTATCGGACGGGCGGTGGCCAAGCGCTTCGCCGACGACGGCGCCCGTGTGTACCTGACCGGCAGGCGCGCCTCCGCCCTGGAGGCCGCCGCGGCCGAGGCCGGACCCGAAGCGGTGGCGGTGCAGTGCGACGTATCGAAGGCGGCCGACCTCGATCGCCTCTTCGACGTCATCCGGCGGGACGGCCGGCAGCTGGACGTCGTAGTGGCCAACGCCGGAGTGGGCGAGCACGCCCGTCTTGAGGACGCGACCGAGGACCAGTTCGCCCGGACCTTCGACATCAATGTGAAGGGAAGCCTCCTGACCGTCCAGAAGTCCTTGCCGCTGCTGGCGCCGGGGGCTTCCGTCATCCTGCTGTCCTCCTCCAGCGCCGGGCAGGGCGGCGAAGGTCTCGGGATCTACGCGGCATCCAAGGCCGCGGTCCGGAGCCTGGCGCGCACCTGGGCGAACGAGCTGGCAGCGCTGGGGGTCCGGGTCAACGTGATCACCCCGGGCCCCATCGGGACCCCGGGCTTCGACGGCCTCGCGACGGGAGCGGGGCACGAGGCCGAACAGGCCAGGACGGCCTTCGCCTCCCAGATCCCCCTGGACCGCATGGGCCGGCCCGAGGAAGTCGCGGCCCTGGCCGCCTTCCTGGCCGGCGACGAGAGCTCCTTCAGCACCGGAGCCGAGTTCTTCGTGGACGGTGGGCTGGTCCAGGTCTGA
- a CDS encoding ABC transporter permease produces MTATMTKTPPPADSKAASATSGRSGLSLPKILLIVACALILLSLVRIVTGADQLTSEGQIGASLGLAVPIGLAGLGGLWSERAGVVNIGLEGMMILGTFGAGWIGWQSSPWLGLLAGITFGMLGGLIHGIVTITFGVDHIVSGVAVNLLALGATQYLAKIFFNHGAAEAAGGNPKQSPPVDSMPDFTVPGLSDGLSSVEKHHWFFVSDLAGVLGGLVTDVSALTIIAVLLFIGTWWVLWKTAFGLRLRSCGENPIAAESLGVNVYTYKYAAVAISGGLAGLGGAFLAMVPTHIYLENQTGGRGYIGLAAMIFGNWRPGGLAMGAGLFGFSDALQLRNGGETVHALLLLIVVLLVLLAAWKLYRKAVVQGTISAVVAVLILVWYLLTDDVPSDFVGATPYVVTLLVLSLSAQRLRMPKADGMRYRKGQGK; encoded by the coding sequence ATGACCGCGACCATGACCAAGACTCCGCCGCCGGCGGATTCCAAGGCGGCGAGCGCCACGTCCGGCCGTTCCGGCCTCTCGCTCCCGAAGATCCTGCTGATCGTCGCCTGTGCGCTGATCCTGCTCTCCCTGGTCCGGATCGTCACCGGCGCCGACCAGTTGACCTCCGAGGGCCAGATCGGCGCCTCGCTCGGGCTCGCCGTGCCGATCGGACTCGCCGGACTCGGCGGTCTCTGGTCCGAGCGGGCCGGTGTGGTGAACATCGGCCTCGAAGGCATGATGATCCTCGGCACCTTCGGGGCCGGCTGGATCGGCTGGCAGTCCAGCCCCTGGCTCGGACTGCTCGCGGGCATCACCTTCGGCATGCTCGGCGGACTGATCCACGGGATCGTCACCATCACCTTCGGCGTGGACCACATCGTCTCCGGTGTGGCGGTCAACCTGCTGGCGCTCGGCGCCACCCAGTACCTCGCCAAGATCTTCTTCAACCACGGCGCCGCCGAGGCCGCGGGCGGCAACCCGAAGCAGTCCCCGCCCGTCGACTCGATGCCCGACTTCACCGTGCCGGGTCTCTCGGACGGGCTGTCCTCCGTCGAGAAGCACCACTGGTTCTTCGTCTCCGACCTGGCCGGTGTCCTCGGCGGCCTGGTCACCGACGTGTCGGCACTGACGATCATCGCCGTGCTGCTCTTCATCGGCACCTGGTGGGTGCTGTGGAAGACCGCGTTCGGCCTCCGGCTGCGCTCCTGCGGAGAGAACCCGATCGCCGCCGAGTCGCTGGGCGTCAACGTCTACACGTACAAGTACGCGGCGGTCGCCATCTCCGGCGGTCTGGCCGGGCTCGGCGGTGCCTTCCTCGCGATGGTGCCCACGCACATCTACCTGGAGAACCAGACCGGCGGGCGCGGCTACATCGGTCTGGCCGCGATGATCTTCGGCAACTGGCGTCCCGGCGGACTCGCGATGGGCGCGGGCCTGTTCGGCTTCTCCGACGCGCTCCAGCTGCGCAACGGCGGCGAGACCGTGCACGCCCTGCTGCTGCTCATCGTGGTGCTGCTCGTGCTGCTCGCCGCGTGGAAGCTGTACCGCAAGGCGGTGGTCCAGGGCACGATCAGCGCGGTCGTCGCCGTGCTCATCCTGGTCTGGTACCTGTTGACGGACGATGTCCCGTCCGACTTCGTGGGCGCCACCCCGTACGTGGTGACCCTGCTGGTGCTCTCGCTCTCCGCGCAGCGGCTGCGGATGCCCAAGGCGGACGGCATGCGCTACCGGAAGGGCCAGGGCAAGTGA
- a CDS encoding cytidine deaminase — MTEVDWDVLREAARGAMSRAYAPYSKYPVGVAALVDDGRTVVGCNVENASYGIGLCAECGLVSQLQVTGGGRLTHFTCVDGAGAVLVPCGRCRQLLYEFGGPELLLETPDGVLPLSEMLPQAFGPQHLN, encoded by the coding sequence GTGACAGAGGTCGACTGGGACGTACTGCGGGAGGCCGCGCGCGGCGCGATGTCCCGTGCGTACGCGCCGTACTCGAAGTATCCCGTGGGTGTCGCGGCGCTGGTGGACGACGGGCGCACGGTCGTCGGCTGCAACGTCGAGAACGCCTCGTACGGCATCGGGCTGTGCGCCGAGTGCGGTCTGGTCTCCCAGCTCCAGGTCACCGGCGGTGGCCGGCTGACCCACTTCACCTGTGTCGACGGCGCGGGCGCGGTGCTCGTGCCGTGCGGGCGCTGCCGCCAGCTGCTGTACGAGTTCGGCGGGCCCGAGCTGCTGCTCGAAACCCCCGACGGGGTGCTGCCGCTCTCCGAGATGCTGCCGCAGGCGTTCGGCCCGCAGCATCTGAACTGA
- a CDS encoding ABC transporter permease — MKKYTSRIDRERLLLGIAAPLLAVVAALVVTALVILATGKNPLSAFSDMLTYGSASDSQIYILNKATTYYLAGIAVAIGFRMNLFNIGVDGQYRMAAFFAAVVGGALSLPGIVQIPLMIVTAMLVGAMWAGIAGVLKVTRGVSEVISTIMLNSIATAVIAYLMQPGRLGQLDDAGTLVSTKPLPESSWFFSINTGPAGMLWGFIFIAALAGVAYWFVLGRTRFGFDLRAVGQSESAASASGVSVKKMVATSMIISGAMAGLIGMPTLLNDSHMYSNDFPLGVGFTGIAIALLGRNHPIGIALGALLWGFLERTTNHLEFMGYDKEILGVIQGVIVLCVVIAYEVVRRYGLKRQQRKVGAELAAQAAAHSNQQEVTA, encoded by the coding sequence ATGAAGAAGTACACCTCGCGCATCGACCGGGAGCGACTGCTCCTCGGCATAGCGGCGCCCCTGCTCGCGGTGGTGGCGGCCCTCGTCGTCACCGCGCTGGTCATCCTGGCCACCGGCAAGAACCCGCTGTCCGCGTTCAGCGACATGCTGACGTACGGCTCGGCCAGTGACAGCCAGATCTACATCCTCAACAAGGCGACGACGTACTACCTCGCCGGTATCGCGGTGGCCATCGGCTTCCGGATGAACCTCTTCAACATCGGGGTCGACGGCCAGTACCGGATGGCCGCCTTCTTCGCCGCGGTCGTCGGCGGCGCGCTGTCGCTGCCCGGCATCGTCCAGATCCCGCTGATGATCGTGACGGCCATGCTGGTCGGCGCGATGTGGGCCGGTATCGCCGGCGTGCTGAAGGTGACGCGGGGCGTCAGCGAAGTCATCTCGACGATCATGCTGAACTCGATCGCCACCGCGGTCATCGCCTATCTGATGCAGCCGGGCCGGCTCGGCCAGCTCGACGACGCCGGCACGCTCGTCTCCACCAAGCCGCTGCCGGAGTCCTCCTGGTTCTTCTCCATCAACACCGGTCCTGCCGGGATGCTCTGGGGCTTCATCTTCATCGCGGCGCTGGCCGGTGTGGCGTACTGGTTCGTGCTGGGCCGCACCCGCTTCGGCTTCGACCTGCGCGCCGTCGGCCAGTCCGAGTCCGCGGCCTCCGCGAGTGGTGTCAGCGTCAAGAAGATGGTCGCCACCAGCATGATCATCTCGGGTGCGATGGCCGGTCTGATCGGGATGCCGACGCTGCTCAACGACAGCCACATGTACAGCAACGACTTCCCGCTGGGCGTCGGCTTCACCGGGATCGCCATCGCGCTCCTGGGCCGCAACCACCCCATCGGCATCGCGCTCGGCGCGCTCCTCTGGGGCTTCCTGGAGCGCACCACCAACCACCTTGAGTTCATGGGGTACGACAAGGAGATCCTCGGCGTGATCCAGGGCGTCATCGTCCTGTGCGTGGTCATCGCCTACGAAGTCGTGCGCCGTTACGGGCTCAAGCGACAGCAGCGCAAGGTCGGCGCCGAACTCGCCGCGCAGGCCGCCGCCCACTCGAACCAGCAGGAGGTGACGGCATGA
- a CDS encoding nuclear transport factor 2 family protein — protein MTATARPTDVSDLRETVNSFLRLLAAGDADGVAALFSEQIDWYVPGDSRLPWTGPRTRREEVSAYFRTMWPVFVEGASESRIDEILVDGHEAALFGRFTHTVKSTGRSFTTPVAFRLTVRDGRIERLHLFEDTLAVARAMPLAAG, from the coding sequence ATGACAGCGACCGCCCGCCCCACCGATGTCAGCGATCTCCGCGAAACCGTCAACAGCTTTCTCCGCCTGCTGGCGGCAGGGGACGCGGACGGCGTCGCCGCCCTGTTCTCCGAGCAGATCGACTGGTACGTCCCCGGCGACAGCCGCCTGCCCTGGACCGGCCCCCGTACCCGCCGCGAGGAGGTGTCCGCGTACTTCCGCACGATGTGGCCCGTCTTCGTGGAGGGCGCGAGCGAATCACGGATCGACGAGATCCTGGTGGACGGCCACGAGGCCGCTCTGTTCGGCCGGTTCACCCACACGGTGAAGTCCACCGGGCGCAGTTTCACCACGCCTGTGGCCTTCCGGCTGACGGTCCGCGACGGACGGATCGAACGCCTCCATCTGTTCGAGGACACCCTCGCCGTCGCCCGGGCCATGCCCCTGGCGGCAGGCTGA
- a CDS encoding ATP-binding cassette domain-containing protein, protein MNASSPPAVELRGITKRFPGVVANRDIDITVRKGTVHALCGENGAGKSTLMKILYGMQKPDEGTITIDGDQAVFASPADAIARGIGMVHQHFMLADNLTVLENVVLGGEKLYGIGTKARNKIREISDAYGLGVRPDVLVENLGVADRQRVEILKVLYRGARTLILDEPTAVLVPQEVDALFDNLRELKSEGLTVIFISHKLGEVLSVADEITVIRRGTTVGTADPATTTSKQLAELMVGSELPSPETRESTVTDAPMLTLDGLRLTAVDTDGVVREVLSGISFTIHQGEVLGIAGVEGNGQAELVEAIMGMRDPDGGVITLGTTDISHAPTRERRESGIGYIPEDRHRHGLLLEAPLWENRILGHVTERPNSRRGLIDAKAARADTERIVADYDVRTPGIDVTAASLSGGNQQKLIVGREMSHHPKLLIAAHPTRGVDVGAQAQIWDQIKEARREGLAVLLISADLDELIGLSDTLRVMYRGRLVADADPATITPEELGSAMTGAATGHLEHGENAGPDGNSGPEAPGTQKAPGTPKTPAGRKAPRIPEPRTTPEPRTTPETPDTAGGEAGGEDR, encoded by the coding sequence ATCAACGCGTCCAGCCCTCCCGCCGTCGAACTGCGCGGCATCACCAAACGATTCCCCGGTGTCGTCGCCAACCGCGACATCGACATCACCGTCCGCAAGGGCACCGTGCACGCGCTGTGCGGTGAGAACGGGGCCGGCAAGTCGACCCTGATGAAGATCCTCTACGGCATGCAGAAGCCGGACGAGGGCACCATCACCATCGACGGCGACCAGGCCGTGTTCGCCAGCCCCGCCGACGCCATCGCCCGTGGCATCGGCATGGTGCACCAGCACTTCATGCTCGCCGACAACCTCACGGTCCTGGAGAACGTGGTTCTCGGCGGCGAGAAGCTGTACGGGATCGGTACCAAGGCCCGTAACAAGATCCGGGAGATCTCGGACGCGTACGGTCTCGGCGTCCGCCCGGACGTCCTCGTCGAGAACCTCGGTGTCGCCGACCGCCAGCGCGTGGAGATCCTCAAGGTCCTCTACCGCGGCGCCCGCACGCTCATCCTCGACGAGCCGACCGCGGTCCTGGTCCCGCAGGAGGTCGACGCGCTCTTCGACAACCTCCGCGAGCTCAAGTCCGAAGGCCTGACGGTCATCTTCATCTCCCACAAGCTCGGTGAGGTGCTCTCCGTCGCCGACGAGATCACCGTCATCCGGCGCGGCACGACCGTGGGCACCGCCGACCCGGCGACCACCACGTCGAAGCAGCTGGCCGAGCTGATGGTCGGCAGCGAGCTGCCCTCGCCCGAGACGCGCGAGTCGACGGTCACCGACGCGCCGATGCTCACCCTCGACGGCCTGAGGCTCACCGCGGTCGACACCGACGGCGTCGTACGCGAGGTGCTCTCCGGGATCTCCTTCACCATCCACCAGGGCGAAGTCCTGGGCATCGCCGGTGTGGAGGGCAACGGCCAGGCCGAGCTCGTCGAGGCGATCATGGGGATGCGCGACCCCGACGGCGGTGTCATCACGCTCGGCACCACCGACATCTCGCACGCGCCCACCCGCGAGCGCCGCGAGAGCGGCATCGGCTACATCCCCGAGGACCGCCACCGGCACGGCCTGCTCCTGGAGGCCCCGCTCTGGGAGAACCGGATCCTCGGCCATGTCACCGAGCGGCCCAACTCCCGGCGCGGGCTGATCGACGCGAAGGCGGCCCGCGCCGACACCGAGCGGATCGTCGCCGACTACGACGTGCGGACGCCCGGTATCGACGTCACCGCGGCCTCCCTCTCCGGCGGCAACCAGCAGAAGCTGATCGTCGGCCGTGAGATGAGCCACCACCCCAAGCTGCTGATCGCCGCACACCCCACCCGGGGCGTGGACGTCGGCGCGCAGGCCCAGATCTGGGACCAGATCAAGGAGGCCCGCCGCGAAGGGCTGGCGGTCCTGCTGATCTCCGCCGACCTGGACGAGCTGATCGGCCTGTCCGACACCCTGCGCGTGATGTACCGCGGCCGGCTCGTCGCCGACGCGGACCCCGCCACGATCACCCCCGAGGAGCTCGGCTCCGCGATGACCGGAGCCGCGACCGGCCACCTGGAGCACGGCGAGAACGCCGGTCCGGACGGGAACTCAGGTCCGGAGGCTCCCGGCACCCAGAAGGCTCCGGGCACTCCGAAGACCCCGGCAGGCCGGAAGGCGCCGCGGATCCCGGAGCCCAGGACGACCCCGGAGCCCAGGACGACCCCGGAGACCCCGGACACCGCCGGCGGCGAAGCTGGGGGAGAGGACCGATGA
- a CDS encoding Rrf2 family transcriptional regulator: MSANSRLTVAVHALAWVGLYQSRGFEVATSEQIADSANTNPVVIRRLLGQLRTADLVRSQRGSGAGWMLNRKLSGITLLDVYDAIESGPLFGMHRADPNPDCVVGAGIQPALGNVYGRLDRTLREELARTTVADVLSDTLSAH, encoded by the coding sequence ATGAGCGCCAACAGCAGGCTGACCGTCGCCGTGCACGCCCTCGCATGGGTGGGGCTCTACCAGAGCCGCGGGTTCGAGGTCGCCACGTCGGAGCAGATCGCGGACAGCGCGAACACCAACCCCGTGGTGATCCGGCGCCTGCTCGGCCAGCTCCGCACAGCGGATCTCGTGCGCTCCCAGCGCGGCTCCGGAGCGGGCTGGATGCTGAACCGGAAACTTTCCGGGATCACCCTGCTGGACGTGTACGACGCCATCGAGTCCGGCCCGCTGTTCGGCATGCACCGCGCGGACCCCAATCCGGACTGCGTCGTGGGCGCCGGCATCCAGCCCGCGCTCGGCAATGTCTACGGACGCCTCGACCGGACGCTCCGGGAGGAGTTGGCCCGCACCACCGTGGCCGACGTCCTGAGCGACACGCTCTCCGCCCACTGA
- a CDS encoding amidohydrolase has translation MSRESDADQPGGAHGASAASGTDGVGGPGPGPGPAAGAADAALPGALPADLRAELIAFRRDLHRHPEPGNQEYRTTAALKARLELAGLAPRVLNTGTGLICDIGTGSTVGTGSTVGTGSADRTTASTAPRPMLALRADIDALPIPDTKVDCDYRSTVPGMAHACGHDVHTTVVLGAGLVLARLHRAGRLPHPVRLIFQPAEEVLPGGAPDAIESGALEGVGRIIAVHCDPKVDAGRIGLRTGPITSACDRLEVSLDGPGGHTARPHLTTDLVTAAARVASDVPALLGRRVDARAGLAVTWGRIEAGHACNVIPQHAELSGTVRCLDLDAWRAAPDLVHAAIAEVADLHRAKSVINYVRGVPPVVNDGAMTELLRDAMTARRGPYAIEDTEQSLGGEDFSWYLEQVPGAMARLGVRTPGDSPRGDLHRGDFDPDEASVEVGVELFTAAALLDGRRL, from the coding sequence ATGTCCCGCGAGTCCGATGCCGACCAGCCCGGTGGCGCCCACGGCGCCAGTGCAGCCAGTGGAACCGATGGTGTCGGCGGCCCCGGCCCCGGCCCCGGCCCCGCCGCCGGTGCCGCTGACGCGGCCCTGCCCGGTGCACTGCCCGCCGACCTCCGTGCCGAGCTGATCGCCTTCCGCCGGGATCTGCACCGGCACCCGGAGCCGGGGAACCAGGAGTACCGCACCACCGCCGCCCTCAAGGCGCGGCTGGAGCTGGCCGGGCTCGCGCCCCGCGTGCTCAACACCGGGACCGGCCTCATCTGCGACATCGGCACCGGCAGTACGGTCGGCACCGGCAGTACGGTCGGCACCGGCAGCGCGGACCGTACGACTGCGTCCACCGCCCCCCGCCCCATGCTCGCCCTGCGCGCCGACATCGACGCGCTGCCCATCCCGGACACCAAGGTCGACTGCGACTACCGCTCCACCGTGCCCGGCATGGCGCACGCCTGCGGGCACGACGTGCACACCACCGTCGTGCTCGGCGCCGGTCTGGTGCTCGCCCGGCTGCACCGGGCGGGCCGGCTGCCGCACCCGGTACGGCTGATCTTCCAGCCCGCCGAGGAAGTGCTGCCGGGCGGCGCCCCCGACGCCATCGAGTCGGGGGCGCTCGAAGGGGTCGGCCGGATCATCGCCGTGCACTGCGACCCCAAGGTCGACGCCGGACGGATCGGGCTGCGGACCGGGCCCATCACCTCTGCCTGCGACCGGCTCGAAGTCAGCCTGGACGGGCCCGGCGGGCACACCGCGCGCCCGCACCTCACCACCGATCTGGTGACCGCCGCCGCCAGGGTCGCCTCCGATGTGCCCGCACTGCTGGGCCGGCGGGTCGACGCCCGCGCGGGGCTCGCCGTGACCTGGGGGCGGATCGAGGCCGGCCACGCCTGCAACGTCATCCCGCAGCACGCCGAACTCTCCGGCACCGTGCGCTGCCTCGACCTGGACGCCTGGCGGGCCGCCCCCGATCTGGTGCACGCGGCCATCGCCGAGGTGGCCGACCTGCACCGGGCCAAGTCGGTGATCAATTACGTACGCGGGGTGCCGCCCGTCGTCAATGACGGTGCCATGACCGAGCTGCTGCGCGACGCCATGACCGCGCGCCGCGGGCCGTACGCGATCGAGGACACCGAACAGAGCCTGGGCGGCGAGGACTTCTCCTGGTATCTGGAGCAGGTGCCCGGTGCGATGGCCCGGCTCGGCGTGCGGACACCCGGCGACAGCCCCCGGGGCGACCTGCACCGGGGGGACTTCGACCCCGACGAGGCGTCGGTCGAGGTCGGCGTGGAACTGTTCACCGCCGCCGCGTTGCTCGATGGACGCCGACTGTAG
- a CDS encoding thymidine phosphorylase codes for MDVISVIRTKRDRGELSPEQIDWVIDAYTRGAVADEQMSALAMAILLNGMNRTEIARWTAAMINSGERMDFSALSRPTADKHSTGGVGDKITLPLAPLVAACGAVVPQLSGRGLGHTGGTLDKLESVPGWRALLSNAEMMDVLDSVGAVICAAGDGLAPADKKLYALRDVTGTVEAIPLIASSIMSKKIAEGTGSLVLDVKVGSGAFMKNLDDARELASTMVGLGTDHGVRTVALLTDMATPLGLTAGNALEVRESVEVLAGGGPADVVELTLALAREMLDAAGLRDADPAKALADGSAMDHWRRMIAAQGGDPDAALPVAREQHVVTAPSGGVLTRLDAYDIGVAAWRLGAGRARKEDPVQAGAGVELHAKPGDTVTEGQPLLTLHTDTPEKFAYALESLPSAYDIAPAGTAFTANPIVLDRIA; via the coding sequence ATGGACGTCATCTCTGTCATCCGCACCAAGCGGGACCGGGGCGAACTGAGCCCCGAGCAGATCGACTGGGTGATCGACGCGTACACCCGCGGCGCGGTCGCCGACGAGCAGATGTCGGCGCTGGCGATGGCGATCCTGCTCAACGGCATGAACCGCACCGAGATCGCCCGCTGGACCGCCGCGATGATCAACTCCGGTGAGCGGATGGACTTCTCGGCGCTGTCCCGGCCGACCGCCGACAAGCACTCCACCGGCGGTGTCGGTGACAAGATCACGCTGCCGCTCGCTCCGCTGGTCGCCGCGTGCGGGGCCGTCGTACCGCAGCTGTCCGGCCGCGGGCTCGGCCACACCGGTGGCACGCTCGACAAGCTGGAGTCCGTCCCCGGCTGGCGGGCGCTGCTCTCCAACGCCGAGATGATGGACGTCCTGGACTCGGTCGGCGCGGTCATCTGCGCGGCGGGCGACGGTCTGGCCCCCGCGGACAAGAAGCTGTACGCGCTGCGCGACGTCACCGGCACGGTCGAGGCGATTCCGCTGATCGCCTCCTCGATCATGTCCAAGAAGATCGCCGAGGGCACCGGGTCGCTCGTCCTGGACGTCAAGGTCGGCTCCGGCGCCTTCATGAAGAACCTGGACGACGCCCGCGAACTCGCGTCGACGATGGTCGGTCTCGGCACCGACCACGGTGTCCGCACGGTCGCGCTGCTCACCGACATGGCGACCCCGCTCGGCCTGACCGCGGGCAACGCCCTCGAAGTACGCGAGTCCGTCGAGGTCCTGGCGGGCGGCGGCCCCGCGGACGTCGTGGAGCTGACCCTCGCCCTGGCCCGCGAGATGCTGGACGCGGCCGGTCTGCGGGACGCAGACCCGGCGAAGGCGCTCGCCGACGGCTCCGCGATGGACCACTGGCGCCGGATGATCGCGGCGCAGGGCGGCGACCCGGACGCGGCGCTGCCGGTCGCCCGCGAGCAGCACGTCGTCACCGCCCCGTCGGGCGGGGTGCTGACCCGGCTGGACGCGTACGACATCGGGGTGGCCGCCTGGCGTCTCGGTGCGGGCCGCGCCCGCAAGGAGGACCCGGTGCAGGCGGGCGCGGGTGTCGAGCTGCACGCCAAGCCCGGTGACACGGTCACCGAGGGCCAGCCGCTGCTGACCCTGCACACGGACACCCCGGAGAAGTTCGCGTACGCGCTGGAGTCGCTGCCGTCCGCGTACGACATCGCCCCGGCGGGAACCGCGTTCACCGCGAACCCGATCGTGCTGGACCGCATCGCCTGA
- a CDS encoding BMP family protein, with translation MRRVTKIAASGIATAALALSVSACGSTSTQQDESKSSSSGSSKGVKVGVAYDVGGRGDHSFNDSAARGMDKAKKEFGGSIKELTAKTTDTEADRVQRLTDLADAGYNPIVGIGYAYANSMKQVAAKYPKVTFGIVDSVVDAKNVDNIVFTEEQGSYLAGVAAALKSKTHHVGFIGGVDVPLIKKFEAGYVQGVKDTNSKIKIDRQYLSHGSDTSGFASPDKGKEAAQGMLDKGADVVYSAAGSSGNGAIEAVNGKKGAWAIGVDSDQYNIASLAKYKSSILTSVVKNVDIGVYDLVKSVRAGKPMTGTHTYSLAEGGVSLATSGGFIGDIKTQLDAAQKKIVDGKVKVKTTP, from the coding sequence TTGCGCCGGGTAACCAAGATCGCTGCGTCTGGCATAGCCACCGCGGCCCTCGCTCTCTCCGTCTCCGCCTGCGGCAGCACGTCGACTCAGCAGGATGAGTCCAAGTCTTCGTCGTCCGGCTCCTCCAAGGGGGTCAAGGTCGGCGTCGCGTACGACGTCGGTGGCCGCGGCGACCACTCCTTCAACGACTCCGCTGCCCGCGGTATGGACAAGGCGAAGAAGGAGTTCGGCGGCAGCATCAAGGAACTGACGGCGAAGACCACCGACACCGAGGCCGACCGCGTTCAGCGGCTCACCGACCTCGCGGACGCGGGCTACAACCCGATCGTCGGCATCGGTTACGCCTACGCGAACTCGATGAAGCAGGTCGCTGCCAAGTACCCGAAGGTCACCTTCGGCATCGTGGACTCGGTCGTCGACGCCAAGAACGTCGACAACATCGTCTTCACCGAGGAGCAGGGCTCCTACCTCGCGGGAGTCGCCGCAGCGCTGAAGTCCAAGACCCACCACGTCGGTTTCATCGGTGGTGTGGACGTCCCGCTGATCAAGAAGTTCGAGGCGGGTTACGTCCAGGGCGTCAAGGACACCAATAGCAAGATCAAGATCGATCGGCAGTACCTCAGCCACGGCTCGGACACCTCCGGCTTCGCCAGCCCCGACAAGGGCAAGGAAGCCGCGCAGGGCATGCTCGACAAGGGCGCGGACGTCGTCTACTCGGCGGCAGGATCCTCCGGCAACGGCGCCATCGAGGCCGTCAACGGCAAGAAGGGCGCCTGGGCGATCGGCGTCGACTCGGACCAGTACAACATCGCCTCGCTGGCGAAGTACAAGTCCTCGATCCTGACCTCGGTCGTCAAGAACGTCGACATCGGCGTCTACGACCTGGTCAAGTCGGTCCGGGCCGGCAAGCCGATGACCGGTACGCACACCTACTCGCTCGCCGAGGGCGGTGTCTCGCTGGCCACCAGTGGCGGTTTCATCGGCGACATCAAGACCCAGCTCGACGCCGCGCAGAAGAAGATCGTGGACGGCAAGGTCAAGGTCAAGACGACCCCCTGA